caatccttcgagtccccacagtgatggcggcgagcgaccattgttcttttttctcgtctgctagccagaaagcgtccaaaactctgtcaggtgaaaatccactcggccagagcaaaccgaacgcgcaccgaagttcACCGCGCGGTGGTAgaggccatacgagaaaaacgtatgcgctctggctggctctggcagcccgcgggtagggtagcgagaacaaaaaaaattgaagaggctcaatgtgtcctcgcgaataaaagtcaaagtagaaagagtaaataagaacgtagttactctGGCTGgccttagtgtcttgacatggatgttttggcgtaggttaaaaaatgttcatatttttttatgttacatgacggcacaaatgaaccaccccaacgcttcgtctcattggacctcgctgcgtgctttgtcaactcgtctgttagtgtgttgatttggtttgtctcgttgtatgttccgacgTAATACTTTTGAAAAGTCAATGGAACTTtgacgtcaaatgtttataacaacattaaacccacaaagttccgcaagtGAAAATCttaagcacaactttggaaatgtcaatgcacctttcacatcaaaagcttatgggatttatacccataaagtttcgcaattaatatccatgcgctccatagattccgtggcctcagtgagatgccgcggcggccccgctcaccatcaaagcgccattaaaacttcgtgctcggatgggactgcttggcgttatgtgactcccggtgtatgggcgttgccacgaaatgcagcccgagttcgcaatctccGCGGTTAAATGACTTTTCGAGCGTCAGAAAGACACCCttgacaaaatccagagtgatttcctgtgccgggggtcgctttggtcggcggcgcatggacagcacgaaaaaatttcgggggggggctgaagccccataagccccccccccctggctacgcccctggcccaCGCTTAACTAGTGGCTGTTACAATAAACTCGCTCTGCTATTTGCTAGCAGTACCACAAGTCCCAACATGATACTGAGGCAAAGCCCAGGCCACTTAAGCAATACCTAATGAGACTTCCATGTGACATAAAATTAAGGGAGTTGCTTTGCACGCAGCTTTGTGTCACTGATGTATGGCTTGTGCACTTGCCTTGCTTGTACCTGCAATTGCATTCCGACTCACAGCACAGTAGGCGTGCTCAGTAGGCTTTCACATTGTGCTTCCCTAGTGGCAAGTTTAGTCCATGACAGCGAAATGTAAAGGAACACCATCATGCACAAAAACAATAGTTGTACCTTCATAATATAAGAAACTAAGGCTCTGTTACAAGCCAGCACTGTCACGATTTATGTGCTTTCGACCATATCTGTGGTGTTCTTTTTTATTGCCTTAACAGATTTTGCAGTGTGAAAAATTATGTGCTTACTGCACCACTCTTGTTGCTCATTGACATGCAAGTGAGGTTTGTTTGTTTGCAAACTGTGCTTCACTTCTTGTTTGGTTGTTCTGCAGTACTTATTTCCATCTGGGGAATACGAAACATGTATACCTCCCAACTATTCAGAGTTTTCCATAAAGTTTAGGATTGTTAAGGATTGTTTAGGATTGTTAAATTAAGTTTCACTCTTGAAAAATTTTTAAAGGTACTGAAAGCACTGAAAGATCGGGCAGCACAAGattgcaaaaaaaagggggggggggccaAGCAAGAAAGAAATTGATGGCACTTGTGCCACCCTCTTTTGGCAGTGCTAGGCACCGCATGCCAGAGCAGATCTTGCTTTGACCAAATTTATTTTTGTAGTTCCTACAGCAGGTTAAATGGGCAAGAGCAAAGTAGCTGAAAAAgaatttaattgtggggttttacgtgccaaaccatgATTATTAGACATGCCTTAAGGGGCAGTTCTgaactaattttgaccacctggagctcTTTTATGTGCACATAAgcacttttgcatttcgtccccatcagaATTCAGTCTCCGCATCCGGCATTGAACACATCCTTgtaccatagccactgggctatcaCAGTGGGTGTCGCAGAAAGAGTTACTCTGATCTAAAGACACTTTGTTGCTTATCAGTCTCTGCTGctccaagtttgctgctgcttatGTGCTGTGTCTCAGAGTAGATTGTTGCTAATAAAGCATGTGTGTATTCCACTAAAGGTGTATACTCTGTGCAAATTTCTAAAAGATATGTGCTATACCCTCCTCTTTGTGTCTGCAGGATATTTATAAACTTTGAAGCTCACAGGTTGGTAGGTATGCATATAGAGTTAATGCTGTTAAGATGCCCCACTCTGTAATGACTGTAGTAATAATATGCCTTAAGGACCTATTTCAGCCATTTGCTTAATTTTGCAGGCGAAGAGACCTGAACAAGGGTTCTTTTAAAAGGCTTTGCTTACTCGGAATGCTTTATATCTactggcagcagctggtgtttCTTGCCTCACTGTATTCATATCCATGGTCCATGTTTGAGTATAATAACTAAATGTGCGTGTGCTTTTCTATCCCCTAGGTATGCAACAGCGATACGCAATTATTTCGCTGTCTTCAAGGCATGCGGCATTGAGCTCATTCTTGTGTTTGACGGTGGACATGATGTGTCAAACCGCAAGCTGAAGACAACCCAGCGTCGCCTCCAGGAACGCTTGGCCACTGCCAAGGCCATTGCCAAGACCGGAGCTCCCAACTTAAAGATTCTTCCCATACTTGCTCATGAAGTAAGTTGTGCTGTCCGGTAATTGGGACTGCACTTTGAATCGGTGAAAGCTAAGTATAGAATAAAAATTGAAATTGTTAAATTTATCTCAGTGTTTTTGTAGTTAATTACACATAATAAAATTTGTCCAATGACAGAGTCAGGACTATGTGCATTAAATAGATGAATTGGTGTGGTAAATCAGCCTTCTCTTTTACAAATGATTGTATAGTAGTCCCTAATTTAAGTAACACCATAgtcatttatttcttttctacCGGTCTCGAAACTTCAGGCCAAGTTTGCTATAGAGACAGCAGCTGCCACTAGGGGCACCATTGCAGATGAGGAAACTATGGTCACCGGGGTTGTCGGCTTGCTTTGGTGGTTTAGAATAATTTAGATGCGCTTAGGCCCAATAGCACTAGGTCAATGTGACGCCGATTTTGATCTGCCAACTTCCTGCTACAGCTGTGCTGTGCCGATAGCAATGTCGGCAGGAGTGAAGTCATCGGCAAACAAGTTGGATGATTTTGTTGTCAAACTACAATACAACGGCCACCCACGCTGACATGGCTGCTGTAGAATTTCTGCTGGAGATTCCTTCATGTGCCActcttattcctttcttttttttttcccttttccccctttctttctttctttctttcttttttactcatTCTCAAGACATTTAGCATATATATTTGTGGCAAGGGTTGGTTAGATCGTGCTCTGCATTTTTTCACACCGGCAAGTATGGCCACAGCTAGTTGTTCACCTCAAACACAGTGTAAACCGCACAGTACTGACGCGACATAATGACAAATTATTGCAAGATATAACAATTTGCGCATATGAGCACGCTCACATCACGCAAGCTGAGACAAGCTGCATGATTTGAGCAACCAGCGGCTTTAGGGGCCTCTTAGAAAACGACTGGGAGATGGGGGGGGGCTGTTATTGATAGCtcgtttttgcttttctttttttttagaactcTTGATCATGCATGCAGTTTGCTCAATGCAGTGTTGTCAAAGGAAACCCTGTGGGTACAGTGCTCAGTTAGAGAGCATGTAGCTTTCTTTGAAAACATCAATGCCTGCTATACTCACATAACTGAGCCAGGCACGCTACGCTATTGGGAGCTGTTACTTGTTGCATAAGAGGCAgactaatgtatcagtgtaagaATATTACAAACTCCTTTATAGGTCTTGGACAATACATACAGTACTACCGCTATATGTAGTCGTATTTCGTTGATGGAAGCGCTGGCGAGTGCAACTGGCTGCCTTTTATCAAGAACGGTGATGTACTGAAGTTGACTCTGCGCCATGTCGTCGCTTCCTGCTTCTTGTGCGTGCACCATATAACACTTAAAATTGCTCAGACAAAGCAGTTTCCTTTGTCTTAATTACTTATCTTTTAGTTCCGGTCCCTCGGTTGTGGGTGCACGAACTCGTTTGCTGAGCTAGGCCCAACATTTGCTGAACAGGATCAACACAGCCTCAAACTCTATTTTAATGACTAGCAAGGGCTGACAgtcgtgcatttcaacttcggAAGCACATTTCAACTCACTTTAAGAGCGTGTAACTGTAGGGTatctcagctaacgttagccaagctgcaaAAGTAAAGAAAAGCGGTCTGATGACCGAACACCATAGGTCTCATAATTGTATGTTGCAGTGtgcttttcttttacctttttctttctttttaatagcTTGGCTAACAATAGCTAGGACACTCAATATATATGTACAAGGACAGGTGCAGCAGCAGTCACACTGTCTGTGTAATGTTTTCTCTCAGAGATTGATTTTATGAAGGTTGGAAGCTCGTTTTGCCCGCCACTCTGtagccggaatgacattgttgaCACAACAGGTTTTCAACGTTGTTTGTCAAGCTCCCGAGAACCAGGTGGGCTTCTCTGCACATGCTAAAAGGCAGAAAGAGCACATTAAGCCACTACAAAAATCACACAAACACACCAGCCAGCTCCTACGCCGCTTACGGAGTACCCCTCATCATGCCCCATCTGAAACGGTGGTGCCACTGCACAGTCACTGTTGGCAGTGTCTGAAGCTCTCCCTAGCGTGATGGAGTAGTTTTGTgtccagtaaaaaaaaagtatcagAAGACTCTAGTAACACTTAGTGCTTAAATCCTCTTCCTGTTCAGggagttttcttcttcttcttcttcttctggccCAAGCGCACTTATTTCACAACCTTTACATTTCTACATAGCTTTCTAAATAGCTACTGGCTTTGAATGAAAGCTTTACATTGTCAGGAACCATATTTTTCAAGGATTCTTTTATTTTACATTTTTCCCCTCATCGTTAGCTCACATGCCATTATTGCTGGTAACAGCCCCTTAGGTAATgataagaaggaaaaaaattaagaTGGTGTAAGGGCTGTAACCTCAACTTAGCAGCCCAAAATTTGGAGAGAAAAAAGATTCAACAGAAAAGAACTTACGTTTGGTGCCCCAATGCCGTGCGTTGTGTACTTCTGTGTGCTGCTACTAGATGGTGAGAGCTGTGCATTGAACTCTGATGCAGTGTTACATCTGGAGTGTGCACAAGTCGCTGGCTGCGCCGGCACCAATTTGACCAAAAGGTTCGGTCCCGTGTAAGCGCCGCACCTAATCAAAattgtgagaaaaaaaagtgcggcccttacacaagTTTATGCAATAGGTACAATATGTAGCATCCAGGGCTGTTTTTATTTGAGGTATTGTTAAGCAATTTAATTGAGTGCTATTATGAAATAGATAGCATTAGAAACTGGTACTGTTGCATTCATGTTTGCTGTCCTGCTTGCAttgacataatttttttttatttacctgcAGGTGTTCAAGGATGTTGTGCGAGAACTTGGCATCCCAGTCTTTCAGTGCAGCTTTGAGGCTGATGAGGAAATCGCTGCCATTGCTAACCATTATGAGTGTCCAGTGGCCAGCCAGGATAGTGACTTTTATATATTCAACCTTGTTGGTGGCTTTATTCGGCTCGACTCAATCTCTACAACACTGCAGACAGTGACTGTGGAAAATGGTCAAAGTATGAATGCTTTGTCCTGCAGGTGGTATCATGTAGACAACTTATTGGGTCATTTTCCAGGCTTTGATAAGTCTATGCTTCCATTGTTTGCTACATTGATGGGAAATGACTTTGTCAATGGTGTAATGTTTGAAGGCTTCTTCAACAGCATCAAACTTCCTCGACTCAGGAGTAAAAAATTAAAGATCAGTAAGCAGCATACTAAGATGGTTGGCCTCCTCTACTGGTTGAGCACAACAAGTTCTGATCTCGCGTTATCCCAGATAATGCAGACACTAAAGACTGCAAGGCGGGAGTTCACTGCCAAAGTAATTTTGGACACCATGTCTCGGTATGAAGTGTGCACTTCACCATTTGTTGACAAGTTGAAGGATGGAACCAAAATGGTTCTTACGGATGCAGCAGACAGCACTTTCCCAGAATGGTTTTCAGAACTGTACTTTAGTGGAATTCTTAACCCATACCTAATCAATATTGCAGCCGTGCACAAGGTGTTTCATTTGACACAGATTGATTGTTTTGAGTTGGAAAGTAGTTATGCATGCTCACTGCCCCTGCGTCAAGTCCTTTATGGCCTAGTATTGAGCGTGAACTCGAAGTCCAAGGATTTGGCATCAGTAGAAGAATTTGACAGAGAAGGACGGAACATCACTCGTCGCTTTGTTGAACCCATCCTAAGTGCAGCTGGTTATGGGGAGCTTCCACGGTTGGAAGAAATTCCTACTTTGACAGACCAGAGACGTAAGGATTTATTTTTTCGCATATTTGGTGTTGAAAGCATACAAGATCAGTGTCCAGAATCACTACATGGTCTCTTCACAGTTATCTGCTTCTGGCTGAAAAATTCAACATTAAGAGTTAATGAAAACCTTTTTCGCTCATTTCTTTTGGGCATTGTGCTATTGAAGCTTCTGCCAAGGACGAAGTTGTCATCTCGAAAGACTTCGGAGAAGCTCAAGTTCCTCAGGAATGGCTGTACAGTTCGAAGCCGTGAAGGCGTAGGGGACATTCTACCTGGTGTGGAAGAACAGCTGAGTCAGGACATCCTATGTTGCGTGAACAAAAACTTTTCAAAATTCTTCATTCGTCCCACTCACAACCACGCTAAGCGCTTTGACTTTGAACTGGTGTATTTGGTCAGTCAACTGCAGACGTGCCTTTTGTTTGCAAGGTTTCTTAACAGGCTGTTGCTTGAACCATGCAAAAACGTTGAGTTTCACAAAACTCTGAATGGCACTTTTCTTTACAACTTCACAAAGGAGCTGGATAATCGAGTAAACCCAGATCTTTTTATTGCTGAATATTTGGGACGAGGAACTGTGCTTGAGTCAGAGTTTTCTTTCTTCTACAAGAAGATTCGTGGCCTTATGCCAGAAGACAGTTTCACTGCAGGAGCGGCTGCAGGtggaaagaagagaaggaaaaagaGGGAGAAGGCCGAGAGTTGTGATGTGACGGAACAGCAAGATGACTCATTTGGACTGCTGGCAAACCGCTTCGAAGGGCTTTTGAAGGAAGGATTATGATTGACTGTGTGTGCTATACATTAGCTTCATTATGCATCCAAACTTCAAGTTGAATGCTTTTATCTATTTCACCTTGTGTACATTTGTACATATGTTCAAAGGCATCCCTGCCATGTTGAATCATCTTGTGACATCTTTTATATTTTAATAAATATAGGTGCTGAAAAGGTGTTTCATGTTCAGTGCATAGTCAAAAAGAGGTGTTTTATTGCTACTGCATTGTAGTGGGTGCATTGGATGTTTCGTGTGCACATGTCATATAAAAGTGTGTTTTTTGGAGGAGCTTGTGTTGCTGGTTCACCATAGTTATGCTGATTAGTCATTATGTTTAGCTTTCTCATGACTTCATCTCAATGGCTTGCTTGCTTCCACACAGCTGGACTGTGACCTGCTTATACAGTGGTGCAAAAATTATTTCGCATTTAAGGAGTGCCATTAATTTGCCTTATATTGTAACCTGCACTTTTATTTAACAACTTAAAATATTGCATTTACTGttgctttgtttgctttcaaatttCACAACAAGGTTGCATTTTTTAAATCCTCATCATTCGGTGTAACACTTAGCATTTCCACTTGCCAAGcttattcagaagaaaaaaaaaagcgttgtaTAAGCAGCCTTCTACACCTAAAGAAAACTGAATAGTGGGTGCAGCAGGGTCACTTCACAGGCTAAACTGTGCCATTCATATCATGTTTCAATAAAGTACTGTTGTTTGAACAGCAGAATTTCCTGGTCATCGAATATAAAGTTTTCATGTTATTTCTAAACAAAGTAAAATATAATGGTTGTGTTAAGTTCATTTGCTATAGAAAATAAGAAGGCTTATTTTCATCAATGTTACACCTAATGCCATTGCAACTAGTCTGGCGAGGAACATCTGAAAGGTGATTGTATCTGGTGCACCATCGTAATGATTGTAATTAAACACTAGAACCGCCCGTCACCGTACGTTGAAGCAAAATTTAATACTGCAGCATGGCACAGTTTTAACCCTTTGTATCCCAGCAGCAATGTGTGCTGCTGTGAGTGCTGTACCACAGCTCTTGTGTGCTGATTGGAGCTCTGTTATCTCAATGTGAACAAACTTGCTGCATTGGCCCTCCTATATAGCCTACTTGGATGGCAGAACCTATATACGGGTCATGAAATGTGGGAAAGAAATCGCGTCTGCCAGGTAGCGTGCTCCCGGAATATTGATGATTTTACTCTATCTTTTCATTTCGCCAATGTTTCAGTTTACTGTGCTCACTTTGAAAAAGTAATGTTCGAGGGTGTCTGCGCTGCATTAATGAGTAAAGACATTAGCAGTTTTT
This Dermacentor albipictus isolate Rhodes 1998 colony chromosome 1, USDA_Dalb.pri_finalv2, whole genome shotgun sequence DNA region includes the following protein-coding sequences:
- the ast gene encoding single-strand DNA endonuclease ASTE1 isoform X1 codes for the protein MGVHGLSSFFTLNPDLSEWRNLHSTKLVVDGNNLIYMIYFTSNLECVYGGDYDGYATAIRNYFAVFKACGIELILVFDGGHDVSNRKLKTTQRRLQERLATAKAIAKTGAPNLKILPILAHEVFKDVVRELGIPVFQCSFEADEEIAAIANHYECPVASQDSDFYIFNLVGGFIRLDSISTTLQTVTVENGQSMNALSCRWYHVDNLLGHFPGFDKSMLPLFATLMGNDFVNGVMFEGFFNSIKLPRLRSKKLKISKQHTKMVGLLYWLSTTSSDLALSQIMQTLKTARREFTAKVILDTMSRYEVCTSPFVDKLKDGTKMVLTDAADSTFPEWFSELYFSGILNPYLINIAAVHKVFHLTQIDCFELESSYACSLPLRQVLYGLVLSVNSKSKDLASVEEFDREGRNITRRFVEPILSAAGYGELPRLEEIPTLTDQRRKDLFFRIFGVESIQDQCPESLHGLFTVICFWLKNSTLRVNENLFRSFLLGIVLLKLLPRTKLSSRKTSEKLKFLRNGCTVRSREGVGDILPGVEEQLSQDILCCVNKNFSKFFIRPTHNHAKRFDFELVYLVSQLQTCLLFARFLNRLLLEPCKNVEFHKTLNGTFLYNFTKELDNRVNPDLFIAEYLGRGTVLESEFSFFYKKIRGLMPEDSFTAGAAAGGKKRRKKREKAESCDVTEQQDDSFGLLANRFEGLLKEGL
- the ast gene encoding single-strand DNA endonuclease ASTE1 isoform X2 produces the protein MYATAIRNYFAVFKACGIELILVFDGGHDVSNRKLKTTQRRLQERLATAKAIAKTGAPNLKILPILAHEVFKDVVRELGIPVFQCSFEADEEIAAIANHYECPVASQDSDFYIFNLVGGFIRLDSISTTLQTVTVENGQSMNALSCRWYHVDNLLGHFPGFDKSMLPLFATLMGNDFVNGVMFEGFFNSIKLPRLRSKKLKISKQHTKMVGLLYWLSTTSSDLALSQIMQTLKTARREFTAKVILDTMSRYEVCTSPFVDKLKDGTKMVLTDAADSTFPEWFSELYFSGILNPYLINIAAVHKVFHLTQIDCFELESSYACSLPLRQVLYGLVLSVNSKSKDLASVEEFDREGRNITRRFVEPILSAAGYGELPRLEEIPTLTDQRRKDLFFRIFGVESIQDQCPESLHGLFTVICFWLKNSTLRVNENLFRSFLLGIVLLKLLPRTKLSSRKTSEKLKFLRNGCTVRSREGVGDILPGVEEQLSQDILCCVNKNFSKFFIRPTHNHAKRFDFELVYLVSQLQTCLLFARFLNRLLLEPCKNVEFHKTLNGTFLYNFTKELDNRVNPDLFIAEYLGRGTVLESEFSFFYKKIRGLMPEDSFTAGAAAGGKKRRKKREKAESCDVTEQQDDSFGLLANRFEGLLKEGL